ACATGACGCGGCGTTCTATGTATTCGGGGTCCCGCTTCGAGGAATTGGCCGGCTATGCCCGTGCCGTCGTCGATGGCGATTTCATCTTCATTTCCGGCACGTCGGGCGGCGATCCCAAGACTGGGGCGTTTCCCGAGAGTGCCGAAGAGCAGGCGCGCAACGCGCTGACGGTGATCGGCAACACGCTGGCCGGGGCCGATGCCGGCTTCGAGCACGTGGTCTCGGTGCGCGTCTATCTCGCCGACCGCGCCGACGTGATGGCGGTCTCCAAACTCCTCGGCGCGACCTTCGCCGATCCTCGGCCGACCAACACCACGATCATCTGCGGCTTCCCGGTCGAAGAGATCAAGGTCGAGCTCGAAATGGTCGCCCTCAGGCGGCGCTGAGCTTTAGCCAGCGCCCCTGCCAGAACGAACACAGGACGTCACTATGCGACGCGTCGCCAAGCGAATTTCGGAAACTCCGGCCAAAAGTTTCGGCATGTATGAACGCGCCGCCCGCGCGGAAGCGGCCGGCTTGCAGCCGATCCGCATGGAGTTCGGCCGGCCGTTCGCCGATACGCCCGAGCACATCAAGCAGGCTGCCATCGACGCCATCCGGGCAGGGCACGTGCACTATTCCGACCCGGCCGGGCTGCCGGAACTGCGCGAAGCTGCGGCAGCGAAGCTGCGCGAGCGCAACCGCCTGCCGGGCGTGACCGCCGACGATATCCTCGTGACCAACGGCATGTCCCATGCCGCCTTCATCACCTTCATGGCGCTGCTCGATCCCGACGACGAAGTGATCCTGCTCGCGCCCTATTACCCCCAGCATCTGGGCAAGATCGAGCTGACGGGCGGCAGGCCCGTGGTTGTCGATCTCGACGCCGCCAACGGCTATCGCATCGATAACGCTGCCATTGCCGCCGCGATCACGCCGCGCACGCGCGCCATTCTGCTGGTCAACCCGGCCAATCCGACCGGCCGCGTCTACACAGAAGCGGAACTGCGCGGCCTGGCCGACCTCGCCATTGCCCACGATCTCGTGGTCGTCTCGGACGAGATCTATGAAGACGTGATCTTCGACGGCCTGCCGCATGTCAGCATCGGCGCGCTGGAGAACATGGCAGACCGCACGGTCTCGATGTACGCCTTCACCAAGTCGCACGCCATGGATGGCTGGCGCATCGGCTACCTCGCCGCGCCGAAATGGCTGCTGCCGGCGCTGATGAAGGTCTCGACCAACGACATCACGCACGTCAACACCTTCATCCAATATGGCGCCAAGGCCGCCATCGAAGGGCCGCAGGAAGTGCTCGACCATCTGCTGGCTGAAGACCGCGAAAAGCGCGATTTCACCGTTGCCAGCCTCAACCAGATGCCCGGCGTCCGCTGCGCCTCGCCGCAGGCTACGACCTTCGCTTTCCCCGATGTGTCGGCGCTCGGCATACCGTCCCAGGAACTGGCCGAAATGATCCTCGACAAGGCCGGCGTTGCGGTGGAGGCCGGGCGCTTCCATGGCGAGGCCGGCGAGGGGCATCTGCGCATCAGCTTCGGCTCGGTGTCGATGCCGGAGCTGGAAAACGCCATGCAGCGGCTTGCCCGCTTCTTCAATGCCCTATGAGCGGCTCACGCTTCCTGGCCGGGTACGCAGAGCGGCACCAGCAGCGCCTGGGTCTCGCGGATATCGGCCTTGATCTGCTCCACCGCCTCGGTCGCGTCGCCTTCCTTGAGCGCCGCGATGAGCTTTTGGTGATGGTCCCCGTAAACCTCGAACTTCCCGGCCGCCAGTTCGGGCTCGAGGTGGTTGGTCAGCATGCGCAGATAGGGGCCGAAACGCAGCCAGAGCGTATCGATGAGCTGCAGCAGGACGGGCGAGTTCGCCGTCTCGTAGATCATGAAGTGGAAGTCGCGGTTCTTGGCCAGCATAAGCTGGATATCCTGATCGCGACCGGCATCAAGGTGATCTTCGGCCAGGTTCTCGATGGCGCGGATGATGCGCGGCGTCATGTTGCCGACCGCCTGCGCCGTCGCCGCCGTTTCCACGATCACGCGGGCATTGCACAGGTCATCCAGCCGCTCGCGCGACACGGCAGGCACATAGGCCGAGCCATTGGACGCGGTTTCGAGCGCATTCTCGGCCACCAGCCGCCGCAACGCCTCGCGCACCGGCATATGGCTGGTGCGGAAGAGGGTGGAGAGCGAGGAAATGGTCAGCATCTGGCCGGGCTTGAAGCGGCCGGTCATCAGCGCGTGGCTCAGCCGCTGATAGACGACTTCCTGCACCGTCCGGCGCTTGGAGACCGGTTCCAGCCCC
The sequence above is a segment of the Paradevosia shaoguanensis genome. Coding sequences within it:
- a CDS encoding RidA family protein, with amino-acid sequence MTRRSMYSGSRFEELAGYARAVVDGDFIFISGTSGGDPKTGAFPESAEEQARNALTVIGNTLAGADAGFEHVVSVRVYLADRADVMAVSKLLGATFADPRPTNTTIICGFPVEEIKVELEMVALRRR
- a CDS encoding pyridoxal phosphate-dependent aminotransferase, yielding MRRVAKRISETPAKSFGMYERAARAEAAGLQPIRMEFGRPFADTPEHIKQAAIDAIRAGHVHYSDPAGLPELREAAAAKLRERNRLPGVTADDILVTNGMSHAAFITFMALLDPDDEVILLAPYYPQHLGKIELTGGRPVVVDLDAANGYRIDNAAIAAAITPRTRAILLVNPANPTGRVYTEAELRGLADLAIAHDLVVVSDEIYEDVIFDGLPHVSIGALENMADRTVSMYAFTKSHAMDGWRIGYLAAPKWLLPALMKVSTNDITHVNTFIQYGAKAAIEGPQEVLDHLLAEDREKRDFTVASLNQMPGVRCASPQATTFAFPDVSALGIPSQELAEMILDKAGVAVEAGRFHGEAGEGHLRISFGSVSMPELENAMQRLARFFNAL
- a CDS encoding GntR family transcriptional regulator; translation: MTAPRKASGLDETGLEPVSKRRTVQEVVYQRLSHALMTGRFKPGQMLTISSLSTLFRTSHMPVREALRRLVAENALETASNGSAYVPAVSRERLDDLCNARVIVETAATAQAVGNMTPRIIRAIENLAEDHLDAGRDQDIQLMLAKNRDFHFMIYETANSPVLLQLIDTLWLRFGPYLRMLTNHLEPELAAGKFEVYGDHHQKLIAALKEGDATEAVEQIKADIRETQALLVPLCVPGQEA